CAGATCGAGGGCGAGCTGCCCCGGTTTGTGGCGACGGTCGAGCAGACCTTAAAATCCAGCCGAGATGTACTTGCAATGCTGGAGAATTACAAGAAAAACGCCGGTCCTTCCTTCGTGCGGGAGCTGGATGTGCTGACAGCCGACATGCGCTCCTCATCCTACGAGGCCGCCCTGACCCGGTTTGAAGCAAGGCTCAACTCGCCCATGCTGTCCGATGTAGTAAGAGGACTCATCGGCGTCCTACGGGGCGATGACAGCGCCGTGTATTTTCAGATGCTGGCTCATGACTTCAAGGCACTGGAGCTCCAGCGGCTCAAGGGACAGGCGCAGAAAATCCCGCCGAAAATCCGCGTGTTTTCCTTCGTGATGCTGATGTGTTTTTTGCTGACATATATGGCGATCATCGCGGTTCAGATCTTAACGTCCCTTGGCAACATGTTTTAAAAAGGAGGAACCCATATGGATATGGAAAGAAAAAAACTTGAAAAGAAGCTGCAGGAACGGATTG
This window of the Methylomusa anaerophila genome carries:
- a CDS encoding secretion protein F, with amino-acid sequence MIKQLFLAGILLAAGLFFVLSDILKLPTMKAAKAMLEAGKGNKKAAKTIEAWIMSGAVRLSKHIRMDEYKHSRMANILKAAGYSMTPEVYAAYAITKAGAILLGAIPCLLLLPLVTPVLIILAVLTYFKEIRKADERLKAKRDQIEGELPRFVATVEQTLKSSRDVLAMLENYKKNAGPSFVRELDVLTADMRSSSYEAALTRFEARLNSPMLSDVVRGLIGVLRGDDSAVYFQMLAHDFKALELQRLKGQAQKIPPKIRVFSFVMLMCFLLTYMAIIAVQILTSLGNMF